A stretch of DNA from Rheinheimera sp. MMS21-TC3:
CTCCAAATCCCTAATCAACCAATAGCAAAAACAACTTGGCTTACTCACTTAGCTATAGCCGCATCTTTTGTCGCACTCTCACTTATTAGCGCTGTTATCTATAAGCACTATACGCCAAGCAGTATGGCCGAGCATGCCTTAGCCCATATCCATAACGAGGTCGATTTTGTTAATAGTCATTTGGCGCAACAATCATTAAGTGATGTTAATAGCAAACTGGCTAGTTTTAATGCCAGCTTAGAGAATTGGTCTGATGATATTATTTATGCCCGCTTTTGCCACTTTAAAGGCGTGCGCTCATTGCACTTGGCAATTAGAACTAGTACAGGCTACGCCACCGTTTTTATTGTACCTAAAGAAACTAAGCTCAATAATAATCAGCACTTTTCTGATGCTGATTATCAAGGCATTGAGCTTGCTATGGCACAGGCTAATCTCGTTATTGTCAGCCGTGAAGCAGCAGATTTAAATTTGTTATCGCAAAAACTGTTAGCGAATTTACGTTTTAGTACTTAATACAGAATATTCTATCTGCTTTAGCTAAAATCTAACTTAAAGCATTAGCTTTGGTGCATCATAGTTTTCAGGCTCATCAGTATAAATACAGACATTCCAATCTGCAGCTAAACCGTCTTCAGCAGTGCAGTACTTAGCAAAAAACTGCTTAATTTCTTCACGCTGGCAATGAGCTTCAAAGCTAGCCATGTCGGCCCATATTTCATTAAAAGCGATTGGAAAGCTGTTCCCAGGTGCAAAAGGGCTGCTAATGTGCCGCGTAACACGATATTGTAAACAACCGTCTTCGCGCACAGTATTAGGCTCTAAAGCTTGTAGTACCTTAAACAGAGCAGCCTCTTGACCGGGCTTTGGCAAAAACTGTGCAATGCAATATACTTTTTTCGACATAATCTTCTCCCTATTACTAGTCAGCTATTTAAATCAGCTGACTAGTAATACTATTTTGATAATTTGGGTATTAATTATTTAGTCCCGCTAACAATATGAAACAAATCAGCATTTAACCACAAATGCGTTGCCACACTAGCTGCATAACCTAATAAAATAACCGGTGTCCATTTTAAATGGCCCATAAAGGTATAGTAACCACGCGCTTGCCCCATAAGTGCCACGCCAGCAGCTGATCCAATCGATAACAAGCTACCGCCTACACCTGCGGTTAAAGTAATTAGTAGCCACTGACCATGCGACATTACCGGTTCCATAGTTAACACCGCAAACATTACTGGAATATTATCTACTACTGATGACATTAAGCCCAAAACCACGTTGGCTAAAGTGGCATTACCACTGCCATAAAGAGTGGTGGATAACAGCTCTAAATAGCCAATATAGCCCAAGCCTCCAACACACATTACTACACCATAGAAAAATAATAAGGTATCCCACTCGGCACGTGCTACACGGCTAAACACATCAAAGGGCACAACTTGACCTAAAGAGCGCAACCGCTCTTCATCACCAACCCGCTCCGCCATAGCTTTTTTACGGGCTAAAGAGCCAGGTAAGCTGACCCGCAAAAAATAACCAAAAAATTGTAAATAACCTAAACCTGTCATCATGCCCAGTACTGGTGGCAAATCTAACCAAGAATGACAAATTACTGCCGAGGCAATAGTGAATAAAAACAAGGTAAGAATACGCAAAGCTCCCCGCTTTAATTCCACGTCTTCTTTTTGTGCAGCTGGGAAACGATTTTCAACAAAGAAACTCATAATGATGGCTGGCACCAAGTAGTTAACTACCGACGGCACAAATAAGCTTAAAAACTCTGTAAAGGTAACGATACCAGCTTGCCATACCATTAAAGTGGTAATATCACCAAAAGGAATAAAAGCGCCACCAGCATTAGCTGCAATAACAATATTGACACAGGTTAGGTTGATAAAGCGCTTATCACCTTCGGCCACTTTCATTACTACTGCACACATTAACATGGCTGTTGTCATGTTATTAGCAAAAGATGAAATTACAAAAGCCAGCACACCACTGATCCAAAATAAACTGCGATAACTAAAACCTCGGCGGATCATCCAAGCTCGCAAAGCATCAAATAAGCGGCGCTCTTCAAGGGCATTGATGTAAGTCATCGCTACTAATAAAAATAGCATTAACTCAGAGAACTCTAATAAAGTATGGCGAAAAGCTTCTGCAGCAACACCAGGCAAACCTGCTTGCATATATTTCCAGGCAATTAATACCCAGGTAATACCTGCTGCGACTAGTACCGGCTTAGATTTTCGTAAGTGAATTTTTTCTTCAGCCATTACCAACATATAGGCTAAAAAAAACAAGACTAAAGATGAAATACCAATAAAGGAGGTGGTTAGATTTAATGTTCCCGTTGCAGCGAACGCTGCTGGAGAAAATAAGCTACACAGCAGCAGATACAGCCAAGACTGTTTCACAAAGTTACCCTCAGTTTAAAAAAAGACGGCCAACAAATTCGGCAGCCTATTATAAAACATCTGGCCGAGAATACCCGGACTAGATAAGTAAATTAGTTAAAAATATGCACTATTTAACCAAAGGTGGGTATAAATGCTGGCAACATAACCTAAAAAGATAACCGGTGCCCATTTTAAGTGGCCCATAAAAGTATAATAACCCCGAGCCTGTCCCATTAGTGCCACGCCCGCAGCCGAACCAATAGACAACAAGCTGCCCCCACACCTGCTGTTAGGGTAATAAGTAACCACTGACCGTGAGCCATCTCAGGATGCATAGTTAACACCGCAAACATTACTGGAATATTATCCACAACCGCTGAAATCATGCCTAAAGCTACGTTAGCAGAAGTCGCATCCCATTGGGTATAAAGTAGATCTGACATCATGCTTAAATAGCCCATGAAGCCTAAGCCGCCGACACACATAACTACACCATAGAAAAACAGTAAAGTATCCCACTCAGCGCGTGCCACACGGTTAAAGACATCAAAAGGCACAACTTGGCCTAAAGAACGCAAACGCTGCTCATCGCCAACACGCTCGGCCATGGCTCTTTTTCGGGCTAAAGAGCCAGGTAAACTTACCCGTAAAAAATAACCAAAAAATTGCAAATAACCTAAACCTGTCATCATACCCAGCACTGGTGGTAAATCTAAAACAGTATGGTAGGCAACAGCAGTAGCAATAGTAAATAAAAACAAAGTCACTATTCTTAAGGCACCACGTTTTAATTCAATATTATCTTCAGCACCAGTTGGTTTACGGTTTTCAATAAAGTAACTCATAACAAGGGCAGGAATTAAATAGTTAACTGCAGCTGGCACAAATAACACTAAAAATTCAGCAAAATTTAATACTCCGGCTTGCCAAACCATCAAAGTGGTTATGTCACCAAAAGGACTAAAAGCACCACCCGCGTTGGCAGCAATAACAATATTAATACAACACAAGTTAATAAAGCGCTTATCACCTTCGGCAACTTTCATTACCACTGCACACATTAACAAGGCTGTCGTTAAGTTATCTGCGATAGGTGATATAAAAAAGGCTAAGCCACCCGTCAACCAAAATAATTGGCGATAACTAAAGCCTTTACGTACCATCCAACTACGTAACACATCAAATAAGCGGCGCTCTTCTAAGGCATTGATATAGGTCATAGCAACCAGCAAGAACAGCATTAGCTCAGCAAATTCTAGCAAAGTATGGCGAAAAGCGGCGGTAGATTGTTCAGAAAAGCCTACTTGAACATATTGCCAACCAATCATTGCCCAAATTAAACCTGCAGCTACTAGCACAGGCTTAGATTTACGCAGATGGATTTTTTCTTCTACCATGACTAAAGCTTAAGCAACAACAAATATTACTAAGGCCGTTATGCCGGTTAAACTAGCGGTTAAATTTAAACTGCCTACGCTGGCATAAGCCTCAGGGGTATAGCAACAGAATAATCCAACTAGTATCAGTAAATATTTTTGTATGTTCATGATAAAATCTGCACCTTAGCGCTTTAGTAAAAACTGTAAAATACCAGCAAAGAACACTCGAAATATTAACGTAGAATAAGTAAAGAGCACTTAGCATTACAAATCATGCCGGTAGTTGTGCTGCCAACGATAAATTGCCTAATCCTAGAGTGGCCATAAGCCCCCATCACCATCATGTCAATATTATGTCGTTGCTGATATTCATTTAGCACCGTTTCAGGATCACCTTCAACTATGGCACTTTGGGTTGTAAAGCCGGCCTGCTCTAACTGCAATATAGCCGCGGCTAAGCAATGCTTGTTTTCTTCATTTTTATCACCAGCCATCACTATATGCACAGGTAAGCCTTTAGCAAAAGAGCCATTGGCTAAAATTGTTAAACATTTTTCAGCAGTAGCACTACCATCAAAAGCCAGCATAATACGTTTTGGCTCTACATAACGCTGCTGAGTAAGTAAAATTGGGGAACTAATACTGCGGATAACGCGCTCAACATGTAAACCAATATGGCCATGTTCTTCAGCACTGCTAAAGCCACGTTTACCCATTACAACTAACCGCGTCTCATCTTGCATAGCCACTAAAGTTTCCACTAGCTGACCATGACGCAAGCGTTGATCAACATCAGCCACACCAGCCTGCTCAGCCCGTTCAGCCGCTGCATCTAAGATATGCCGGCCCCGCTCCATAGCTAATTTGCCATGCTTTTCATCTAATTCGGCCAGCTGTTGTAATAACAACTCTTGCGAACCTAAGCCAATGCTGCCACTTAAATCTGGAGTCTGTGTATGTAGGGCTTTATCTAATACATGAATAACCGACATAGGGGCTTGTAATTTATTGGCAGCCCAAACCGCATATTCACATATTGCTTCTGCATAAGGTGAAGCATCGATACATGCCATAATTCTTTTTTTCATAACTTGCTCCTGCCAACCCATTAATGATTAATTATTTTAGCCATCTCATCTTGATTAAGCGCTGAGAACTTATCCACTAAAGTGGCACTGGCTTCATTCAAGCCTAACAACTCAACTTCTGTGCCTTCGCGACGAAATTTAGTCACCACTTTATCTAAAGAACTAATAGCAGTAATATCCCAAAAGTGAGCTTGGCTTAGATCTATAGTGACTTTTTCTAGCGCCTCTTTAAAATCAAAGCCAGCAACAAACTGTTCGGCAGAAGTAAAGAACACTTGGCCAACAACTTGGTAACTACGCTGTTGCTTGTCTGCTGACAAGTTAGAACTGATAAACATAATTTGGCCAACTTTACTGGCAAAAAATAGCGCACTCAGTAAAACGCCGACAAAAACGCCATAGGCTAGATTATGAGTAAATACTGTCACAACAACGGTGGCTAACATCACAACGCTAGAGCTTTTGGGATTAGTTTTAATATCTTTTATGGATGACCAGCTAAAAGTACCTATAGATACCATAATCATAATAGCGACTAGGGCAGCCATAGGGATCATGCCGACCCAAGCATCCAGAAAAACCACCATAATTAACAAAAATATACCGGCTAATAGTGTTGATAGCCGAGTACGGCCACCTGACTTCACGTTGATAACCGATTGGCCTATCATGGCACAACCAGCCATACCTCCTATTAAACCAGAGCCTATATTGGCTACACCTTGGCCAACACATTCACGGTTTTTGTTACTGCTAGTGTCAGTTAAGTCGTCAATAATAGTCGCCGTCATTAACGATTCTAAAATACCTACCACGGCTAAAGCTAAAGCGTAAGGCAAGATAATCATTAAAGTATCTAAATTAAGAGGAACATCTGGCCATAAGAATATTGGCAGAGTGTCAGGTAACTCGCCCATATCCGCTACAGTGCGGATATCGATGCCAAAATACAAAGCAATAGAGGTTAAAACGATAATGCAGACTAAAGGTGATGGAATTTTTTTGGTTATATAAGGAAATAAATAAATAATGAATAGACCTAAAGCTGTCATGCCATACACCATAGTGCTGCCATGCTGGCCAACTAATTCTGGCATTTGCGCCATAAAAATTAAAATAGCTAACGCATTAACAAAACCTGTCACCACTGAACGGGAAACAAAGCGCATTAGATCGCCAAGTTTAAAAATACCAAACACTACTTGCAGCACACCTGTTAGCAAGGTCGCCGCTAGCAAGTATTGCAAACCATGCTCACGAACTAAGGTCACCATTACTAACGCCATAGCGCCAGTAGCTGCAGAAATCATAGCAGGCCGACCGCCAGCAAATGCTGTTATAACAGCAATACAAAAAGAAGCATATAAACCCACTTTAGGGTCAACGCCAGCAATAATCGAAAAAGCAATCGCTTCTGGGATCAAAGCTAATGACACCACTAAAGCGGCAAGCACATCGCCTCGTAGGTTAGAAAACCAATGTTGTTTTAAATAATTGAGCATACTGACTACTTAGGCCGGTAAAATTGGCGCGAATTCTAGCAAATTACCGCGCTGCTCGCCACTTACTAAACAGGTAAACCTTCACGATGAAACTGTATTCCACCACATTGGGTACAAGCTACCAATTCAGAGGGATGAGTATAATCAATATGCTGCAAGCAATTAGTACAACGATACCTAGCCATACCAACAACTTCACCTTGATGATAAATGCCTTTATGTTTAAAATCTTGAGCTAATTCTTGCCACTCTACTTGGCTTTTATCCGTAATAGCGCTTAGTGCTTGCCACAAGGCCTCTGGCCAAAAAGAGGGCACTGTATCCGGTGCATCTTCAGCATCTGCATGCTCTTGCCACTGCCGCTTTAAGGTTTCAATAAATAAGTCCGTTTCATAAACACTTAAGTCTTGCCCTGCTTTAATATAGGCTTTTAATTGCTCAACTAGGTTAATCATATTGTCCAGCTGACGTTGCTCTGCCTGTTGTAGCGTATTGGTAAAGTCAGTTAACCATTGCTGATATTTCTGTTTAAGGCTCTGCATACTTAACTCCTATTAAGAACTACGCATCTGCTATAGGTTATAGTATAACTGAATACTAAACAGCTGCATTTACACTAAGTAAAATATATTTTACTAAATAATTACATTCAGCTGCACTACCATTAAAACAGTAAAACCTTGCCACCTAGATATTCTCCAGCAAGGCCAATGCCGTTCTTGTTGTCAATACGTTGCTGCGGTATGCTATAGCCACTTTTTGCTGCAATGCCAGCAGCTGTATTAACCCCATTTTCTGGATGACCTTAATGCAAGAACAATACAACCCACAGCAGATTGAGACTGAGCTGCAGCAAGAGTGGGAGCAAACCCAAGCTTTTAAAGTGGTAGAAGACCAAACTAAAGAAAAATTTTACTGCTTGTCTATGTTTCCTTACCCAAGCGGACGCCTGCATATGGGCCATGTCCGTAACTACACTATTGGTGATGTTGTTAGCCGCTTCCAGCGCATGCAAGGTAAAAATGTTATGCAGCCTATGGGTTGGGATGCCTTTGGTTTACCTGCAGAAAACGCAGCAATTAACAATAAAACCGCGCCAGCTAAATGGACTTACGAAAATATAGACTATATGCGCAATCAGCTAAAACGCTTAGGTTTTGGTTATGATTGGGATCGTGAGTTTGCCACTTGTCAGCCAGAATATTACAAATGGGAACAATGGTTCTTTACTAAGCTATACGAAAAAGGCTTAGTTTATAAAAAAATGGCCACAGTAAACTGGGATCCAGTTGATCAATGCGTTTTAGCAAACGAACAAGTAATAGATGGCCGAGGTTGGCGTTCAGGCGCTTTAGTAGAGCAACGGGAATTAGCACAATGGTTTATTAAAATTACCGCTTATGCTGAGGAACTTTTAGCTGACTTAGATCAGCTAGACGGCTGGCCTGAGCAAGTAAAAACCATGCAAAAAAACTGGATTGGTCGCTCTGAAGGCGTTGAAATCCATTTTGATATTGCCAACAGTGATCAGCAGTTATCTGTTTATACCACCCGTCCAGATACGCTCTATGGTGTAACTTATGTTGCCGTTGCCGCCCAGCATCCGCTTGCTTTATCCGCTGCAGAAAACAATCCTAAATTAGCTGCTTTTATTGCCGACTGTAAAGGTGGCAAGTTAGCCGAAGCAGAATTGGCTACTTTAGATAAAAAAGGCTGCGCAACCGGTATCTTTGCTATTCATCCTTTAACCGGTGAACAAGTGCCTGTTTGGGTTGCTAATTTTGTATTGATGGACTACGGCTCTGGCGCAGTTATGTCAGTGCCCGCCCATGACCAACGTGACTATGAGTTTGCAAGTAAGTATGGCTTACCTATTAAGCAAGTTATTACCACCGCAGATAACAGCGCAACAGATATTAGCAGTGAAGCTTATACCGAGCATGGTATTTTAATTAACTCTGCTGAATTTAATGGTTTAGATTTCGAGCAAGCCTTTAGTGCTATTGCCGCTAAGCTAAAAGCCGATAATCGTGGCGAAATAAAAGTTAACTATCGCTTACGTGATTGGGGTGTGTCGCGCCAGCGTTATTGGGGCGCACCTATTCCAATGCTAAATTTAGCTGATGGTACTCAAGTGCCTGTGCCTGAAGACCAACTACCGGTTATTTTACCTGAAAATGTTGTAATGGATGGCGTGACTTCGCCTATTAAGTCTGACCCTGAATGGGCTAAAACCAGCTATAAGGGTATGGAAGCCTTCCATGAAACAGATACCTTCGACACCTTTATGGAATCTAGCTGGTACTACGCCCGCTACTGTAGCCCAAATAGCGATGATGTGATGCTTGATCCAACCAAAGCCAATTACTGGCTACCGGTTGATCAATATATCGGCGGTATTGAGCATGCAATTATGCATTTATTGTATGCCCGTTTTTTCCACAAACTATTGCGTGATGTCGGCTTAGTTAACTCAGATGAGCCATTTAAGCAGTTGTTATGTCAAGGTATGGTGCTAGCAGAAACCTTCTACCGTGAAACTGAAAATGGCGGTAAAGAGTGGTTCTCACCGCAAGATATTACGATAGAACGTGATGAGAAAGGCCGTATTACTTCGGCAATACATACTCGTGATGGCAAGCCGGTTATTTCTGCTGGCATGAGCAAGATGTCAAAATCGAAAAATAACGGTATTGATCCACAAAAAGTAATCGACCAATACGGTGCTGATACTGTGCGTTTATTTATGATGTTTACCGCACCACCAGAGCAAACACTAGAATGGTCTGACTCAGCAGTAGAAGGCTCACACCGTTTTATTAAACGTATCTATGCTTTAGTTGCTAACTTTATTACAGCAGGCTCTGTTGGCCAGCTTGATCTAGCTGCACTGACTCAAGAGCAAAAAGTGTTACGCCGTGAGCTACATAAAACCATTGCTAAAGTCTCTGACGACATTGGCCGTCGCTATACTTTCAATACCGCTATTGCTGCTGTAATGGAGTTATCGAACAAGCTACATAAAGCCAGTTTAGCGACAGAACAAGACCGGGCTGTTATGCAAGAAGCCTTATTGGCAACCTTGCAAATGCTTAACCCAATGATCCCGCATGTGGCGCAATATTTATGGAAAAAACTTGGTCAAACTCAACTTATAGAACATAGCCAATGGCCAGTTGCTGATCCTAGTGCCTTAGTTGAAGACGAAAAACTAGTTGTAGTACAAGTTAATGGCAAAGTACGTGGTAAAGTCACTGTCTCGGCAAGTGCAGATCAAGATACAGTGCTAGATCGCGCCAAAGCAGAAGATAACGTGAGTCGTCATTTAGACGGTATGACTATTCGTAAAGTTATCTATGTGCCAGGCAAGCTGCTTAACTTGGTGGTGGGCTAAGATGGCACGCGGTATAGGCTTACTAATACTTGTTAGCAGTTTACTGCTAACAAGTTGCGGTTTTCATTTGCGCGGCAATTTGCCGCTAAGCCATTTTCCAGCTATGCACATTCAAAGTGATCGCCACTCACAACTGGCACAATTAGTCATCGCTAAGCTGCAGCATAACAAAGTGCAATTACTGGATACTGCTCAGCAAAATGCGCCTATGCTACAGCTAGTAAACGACTCGCTAGAGCGCCGCACCTTATCGTTATTTCCTAACGGTCAAGTAGCCGAGTATGAACTAATTTATAAAGTGAGTTATGCCCTAACCATGTCTGACACTGAAACTCAGTTTTACCAGTTTGAGTTATTTCGTGATTATCAAGATGACCCTAATCAAGCCTTGGCAAAAGCTAATGAGTTAGAGCTGATGTTAGGCGAGCTGCGTGAACAAGCGGCAAACCGCATTCTTCGTCAATTGTCTCGGCTGCATTAATGCAAAAGCTGTATGTCAATCAACTAGCAGCACATTTACAACAGCCATTAGCCGGCTGCTATTTAATCTTTGGTGAAGAGCCATTACAAAAGTTAGAGGCCATAGACGCAGTTCGTTTAGCAGCTAAAAACCAAGGTTACTCTGAACGCATCAGTTTACAGGCCGATACTCAATTTGATTGGCTGCAATTAGAAGCTGAATTACAAGCTATGTCACTCTTTGCCGAGCGGCGTTTAATTGAACTGGAATTAGTCCAGCAAAAACTAAGCCCAGTAGCAAATGATAGCCTAAAGCAGCTTCCTGGTTTATTAAATCCAGATGTGGTGTTATTAATTCATGGCGAGCGGAGTCTTAACGATGTTAGTAAGCTAGTCTGGTTTAAGCAGCTGCAAACACAAGCCGTTCAAGTAGGCATTTATCAATTAGATGATAGGCAAAGCTTACAATGGCTGAATCAGCGTGCTCGTCAGTTACAGCTACAGCTCACACCTGATGCTATCGCCTTATTACAACACCACTGTGCCAGCAACTTGCTAGCAGCAAGGCAAGAGCTTGAAAAGCTCGCCCTAAGCGACATCAAACAAACCATCGATGCCAACACCTTAGAGCAGTTTTTAGCTGATCACTCACATTTTACTGTGTTTCAATTAATCGATGCTATGCTTGCTGGCCAAGCCGATGAAGCCTTACATCGTTTACAACGCTTGTATCAACAAGATGTAGAGCCCATTATCATTGCTTGGCAATTACATAAAGAAGTAAGTCAGTTACAACAACTGCAACAAAGTCAACAACCGCTGGCTCAAACCTTTAAGCAATTAGCTATTTGGCCAAAACGCCAGCCACAATATCAACAGGCATTATCTCGATTATCGACTAAATGGTTAGACTTTTTATTGTTGGAGTTAGCTGCCTTTGATCGTTTATATAAAAGTGGCCAACTTATAAATACCGAACTTGCCTTGAGCCATTTAGTCTTATTATTTATTACACCAGTGGCAAAAAACTTTAGTTTGCAACAGGCGCAAAATGACTAAACAAATTAATTTACTTGGTGGAACTTTTGATCCCGTGCATCTTGGCCACATTAGCATCGCTCGTGCTGTTGCTAAAGAGTGTCAATTAAGCCGTGTTGACCTTATGCCTTGTCACGTGCCGCCACACCGGCAAAGCCCTGGGGTAAGTGCTGAGCATCGTTTAAATATGGTAAAGCTAGCTGTAGCCCCCTACCCTGAGCTTGGCGTGCAAAGTATAGAATTAAATCGCAGCTCTTTATCTTACACTGCAGAAACCGTTAGGCTTTTACGCCAGCAATTTCCTAATGCTAGGATTAATTTAATTATTGGTATGGACTCACTCAGTCGGTTTTGTAGCTGGCATCAATGGCAAACTATACTGCAACAAGCTAATTTAATTGTCTGTCGCCGCCCTGGCTATAGTGTAGAGCAAGGCGATGCCCCTCAGCTTATCAGCCACTATGCCTGTGATTCATTAGCACAATTACAACAGCAACGTTATGGCCAAATTTGGCTAAGCCGCAATGCAATGGTGCCTATTTCTGCGACAGAATTGCGTTTGGCACTGCAACAAAAACAAACTGTTCAGCAGTGGATTACGCCTGATGTACTAGCTTATATTCAACAACACAACTTGTATCAACAAGTAAACTAATTAGGATTACTATCCTATTACAGATCCACTTAGGCTTTTTATGTTAAAATGCCTGCTTAAATATAAAATGAGGAATTAGGGTGGAAACCAGCGAGCTATTAAGTTTTATTCTCGATAAAGCCGACGATATGAAAGGACGCGATATTATTACGGTAGATGTTAGAGGCAAATCACCCGTTACCGATTATATGGTGCTGTGTTCGGGAACTTCTACTCGTCATACCAAGTCTATTGCTACTCACGTCGCTAATGAAATGAAAAAAAAGGGTGTGCCAGCCTTAGGCTTAGAAGGCCAAGCCTCTGGTGATTGGGTGCTATTAGATATGGGCTCTGTTGTATTACATGTATTAGTTGAAGAAATGCGCGACCATTATCAATTAGAAAAGCTTTGGGATGTTTAATAACCCATGAAGTTAATTATTATCGCTGTAGGCAGTAAAATGCCCACTTGGGTGCAACAAGGTTACGATGAATATGCCCGCCGTTTTAGCCGAGATTTACCGCTAGAGTTAATTGAGATTCCAGCAGGTAAGCGGGGTAAAAATGCCGATATTAAACGTATTCTTGAGCAAGAAGGCGATAAAATGCTGGCAGCCGTAGGTAAAGGCTGCAAAATAGTAACGCTTGAAGTAACAGGCCATAATTGGAGCAGCCCACAACTGGCAACTAAGTTAGTGGAATGGCAGCATGATGGTAGAGATATTTGTTTGTTAGTCGGTGGCCCTGAAGGTTTAGCGCCTAAATGCATTGCTGCTAGTGAAGAGAAGTGGTCATTATCAGCATTAACCTTACCTCACCCTCTGGTTAGAGTTGTGTTAGCTGAAAGCTTGTATCGAGCATGGAGCATTAGTACTAACCACCCTTATCATCGCGAGTAAAGATGTTAAAAAAGCGCGTTGCTATTAAAGATCTTGCCGCTGAAGCCCGCTTATTTAACGTGCGGGCAATTGTTGCTATGGTCTTTGTATGCTTAATGTTTACACTGGTTGTTTATAACCAATACCAACTACAAATTGTTTCCTATCAAGATTACCAAACCCGCTCTGAAGGCAACAGAATTAAAGTTGTTCCTATGGCCCCGAACCGCGGCCTTATTTATGATCGTACTGGTATTTTATTAGCCGAAAATAGGCCAGTATTCTCTTTAGAATTAGTGCCAGAGCAAATTAAAGATATGCCGCAGACTTTAACAGAGCTAGCGACGTTAATTGAAATTAGTGCTGAACAACAACAAAACTTTTTACAGCAAGTAAAACAACAGCGCCGTTTTAATAGCATAGCGTTAAAAGAGTTACTTAATGATGATGAAGTGGCTATTCTGGCTGCTAATCAACATCGTTTTAGCGGTGTTTCTGTAGAGGCCCGATTAAGCCGGCACTATCCTTTTGCTGATTTATTTACCCATGCAATTGGTTATATAGGAAAAATTAATCCAAGAGAACTACAGCAGCTAGATGATGCCAATGAGTTATCTAACTACGCTGCAACACGAGACATAGGTAAAATAGGCCTAGAGCGCTTTTATCAGCAACAGCTGCACGGCACTATGGGCTACCAAGAAGTTGAAGTGAATAACCGAGGCCGCACCATACGGGTGCTCCGCTCTGTGCCTGCGGTATCAGGACAAAATATCCAACTAGGTTTAGATGTCGGCTTACAATTAACGGCACAGCAAGTTTTAAAAGATTATCGTGGTGCTATAGTCGCCTTAGACCCTCGCGATGGCGCTGTACTAGCCTTCTATAGCAACCCAAGTTATGACCCCAA
This window harbors:
- a CDS encoding DUF3379 family protein, translating into MNNFKLRQQLEQEVLQNPNSTHPQVINLMQQDAEFKSFVSNIRLQDQALQQALKLPLPAEVSTELLQIPNQPIAKTTWLTHLAIAASFVALSLISAVIYKHYTPSSMAEHALAHIHNEVDFVNSHLAQQSLSDVNSKLASFNASLENWSDDIIYARFCHFKGVRSLHLAIRTSTGYATVFIVPKETKLNNNQHFSDADYQGIELAMAQANLVIVSREAADLNLLSQKLLANLRFST
- a CDS encoding putative quinol monooxygenase; this translates as MSKKVYCIAQFLPKPGQEAALFKVLQALEPNTVREDGCLQYRVTRHISSPFAPGNSFPIAFNEIWADMASFEAHCQREEIKQFFAKYCTAEDGLAADWNVCIYTDEPENYDAPKLML
- the nhaD gene encoding sodium:proton antiporter NhaD; the encoded protein is MKQSWLYLLLCSLFSPAAFAATGTLNLTTSFIGISSLVLFFLAYMLVMAEEKIHLRKSKPVLVAAGITWVLIAWKYMQAGLPGVAAEAFRHTLLEFSELMLFLLVAMTYINALEERRLFDALRAWMIRRGFSYRSLFWISGVLAFVISSFANNMTTAMLMCAVVMKVAEGDKRFINLTCVNIVIAANAGGAFIPFGDITTLMVWQAGIVTFTEFLSLFVPSVVNYLVPAIIMSFFVENRFPAAQKEDVELKRGALRILTLFLFTIASAVICHSWLDLPPVLGMMTGLGYLQFFGYFLRVSLPGSLARKKAMAERVGDEERLRSLGQVVPFDVFSRVARAEWDTLLFFYGVVMCVGGLGYIGYLELLSTTLYGSGNATLANVVLGLMSSVVDNIPVMFAVLTMEPVMSHGQWLLITLTAGVGGSLLSIGSAAGVALMGQARGYYTFMGHLKWTPVILLGYAASVATHLWLNADLFHIVSGTK
- a CDS encoding universal stress protein, with amino-acid sequence MKKRIMACIDASPYAEAICEYAVWAANKLQAPMSVIHVLDKALHTQTPDLSGSIGLGSQELLLQQLAELDEKHGKLAMERGRHILDAAAERAEQAGVADVDQRLRHGQLVETLVAMQDETRLVVMGKRGFSSAEEHGHIGLHVERVIRSISSPILLTQQRYVEPKRIMLAFDGSATAEKCLTILANGSFAKGLPVHIVMAGDKNEENKHCLAAAILQLEQAGFTTQSAIVEGDPETVLNEYQQRHNIDMMVMGAYGHSRIRQFIVGSTTTGMICNAKCSLLILR
- a CDS encoding SulP family inorganic anion transporter produces the protein MLNYLKQHWFSNLRGDVLAALVVSLALIPEAIAFSIIAGVDPKVGLYASFCIAVITAFAGGRPAMISAATGAMALVMVTLVREHGLQYLLAATLLTGVLQVVFGIFKLGDLMRFVSRSVVTGFVNALAILIFMAQMPELVGQHGSTMVYGMTALGLFIIYLFPYITKKIPSPLVCIIVLTSIALYFGIDIRTVADMGELPDTLPIFLWPDVPLNLDTLMIILPYALALAVVGILESLMTATIIDDLTDTSSNKNRECVGQGVANIGSGLIGGMAGCAMIGQSVINVKSGGRTRLSTLLAGIFLLIMVVFLDAWVGMIPMAALVAIMIMVSIGTFSWSSIKDIKTNPKSSSVVMLATVVVTVFTHNLAYGVFVGVLLSALFFASKVGQIMFISSNLSADKQQRSYQVVGQVFFTSAEQFVAGFDFKEALEKVTIDLSQAHFWDITAISSLDKVVTKFRREGTEVELLGLNEASATLVDKFSALNQDEMAKIINH
- a CDS encoding zinc ribbon-containing protein, which encodes MQSLKQKYQQWLTDFTNTLQQAEQRQLDNMINLVEQLKAYIKAGQDLSVYETDLFIETLKRQWQEHADAEDAPDTVPSFWPEALWQALSAITDKSQVEWQELAQDFKHKGIYHQGEVVGMARYRCTNCLQHIDYTHPSELVACTQCGGIQFHREGLPV